From a single Amphiprion ocellaris isolate individual 3 ecotype Okinawa chromosome 18, ASM2253959v1, whole genome shotgun sequence genomic region:
- the tecpr1a gene encoding tectonin beta-propeller repeat-containing protein 1 isoform X2 — protein MPVSLLWAVDVYGRVYSLSTAGQQWEQCRDAQMEFKRVTAAQQCCWGIACDNNIYLNVHASDLPVRYQEETYENQRWNPVDGFSERLLPSDRWQWSDVTGLQHQPLDSFQLPSSSWEWEGDWYVDENFEGEPTEKGGWSYAIDFPATYTKDKKWNSCVRRRRWLRYRRYKAMDTWAKIPSQQTTLPDPFSDISCGGWEISEEPRGRLSLWAVSLQGKVWFRDGIYHHNPEGSLWEEVFLPGEVIQISCGPGDLVWAVLWEGQLIVREGISRDCPKGSSWAVVESPSPDVGAIHVAVGINVVWAVTKDNKVWFRRGVNSHNPCGSGWIGMVGEMITINVGLNDQVWAINCEDRAVYFRQGVTSSELSGKTWKAITVPRDGDRSHSSASANSLQSAGCYFCGEVRAQSVVSDAESDTEKGSADGASCHATSTSPESFVDAPTDSSNPPTDPPKPRIPKVTSDSFISELVSDREPGKSSRDTGSAPPAVPEEESIPGEGEVKAPCAGSALSPSQSGGPLDPQWSNVDLEEAQQAQTVAVQDTADTCSLSSVATYTLAMEDPYGADEHPLWAWVSGGGCSVDSHSQLNWFNFSMNSSSLVSSVQSMSLSVSPAQTAAWRRQIFEQLSERTKREMDNFRHYEQAVEQSVWVKKGTMQWWRDWKPHKWIDVHFALEQFSGPDGNKDGILFIYYNYYEEKKYLHAFINEVTILVPVLNDSKHTFAIYTPERTKQRWPIRLAAATELEMHDWLALLSVSCCDSRGIHGPPSKQAIWSITCKGDIFISEPSPGLEAMPYPTPCDQMFWRQVGGHLRVVECNSVGIVWGIGYDHTAWVHTGGYGGGFFQGLASSTDNIYTQTDVKSVYIYENQRWNPVTGYTNRGLPTDRYMWSDASGLHECTKTNTKPPSPQWTWVSDWAIDYSVSGGTDREGWQFAADFPASYHGYKTMKDFVRRRRWARKCKLTTTGPWQEIPPIPLSDVTILPCTAQSSVDVIPVWAISNKGDVLCRLGVTALTPAGSSWLHVGTDQPFKSISIGAASQVWAIARDGSAFYRGSVSARSPAGDCWYHIPSPAKQKLKQVSVGRTSVYTVDENGNLWYRQGVTPSYPQGSSWEHISNNVRKVSVGPLDQDAEAGNRLSLLISLCHLS, from the exons ATGCCTGTCTCCCTGCTGTGGGCGGTGGATGTTTATGGGCGGGTCTACAGCCTGTCCACGGCGGGGCAGCAGTGGGAGCAGTGCCGCGATGCCCAGATGGAGTTCAAGCGGGTGACAGCGGCTCAACAGTGCTGCTGGGGCATCGCCTGCGACAACAACATCTACCTGAATGTCCACGCGTCTGACCTTCCTGTCCGCTACCAGGAGGAGACCTACGAGAATCAA aGGTGGAATCCCGTTGACGGTTTCTCAGAGCGTTTGCTGCCGAGCGACCGCTGGCAGTGGAGTGACGTCACAGGTCTGCAACACCAACCTCTGGACAGCTTCCAGCTCCCCTCCAGCAGCTGGGAGTGGGAGGGCGACTGGTATGTGGATGAAAACTTTGAGGGAGAGCCCACAGAGAAAGGG GGATGGAGCTATGCCATCGACTTCCCCGCCACCTACACCAAAGACAAGAAGTGGAACTCCTGTGTCCGTCGCAGGCGATGGCTCCGCTACAGGAGATACAAAGCCATGGACACCTGGGCTAAG ATTCCCTCACAGCAGACGACTCTACCAGACCCTTTCAGCGACATCAGCTGTGGAGGATGGGAGATCAGTGAGGAGCCCAGAGGCCGGTTGTCGCTGTGGGCAGTGTCCCTGCAGGGCAAG GTGTGGTTCAGGGATGGAATCTATCACCACAATCCTGAGGGCTCCTTGTGGGAGGAGGTCTTTCTCCCAGGGGAAGTGATTCAGATCAGTTGTGGTCCAGGTGACCTGGTCTGGGCCGTGCTGTGGGAAGGACAGCTCATTGTCAGGGAGGGAATCAGCAGAGATTGCCCCAAAG GTAGCTCCTGGGCAGTGGTGGAGTCTCCGAGCCCTGATGTGGGAGCGATACACGTAGCTGTGGGAATCAACGTTGTCTGGGCTGTAACCAAGGACAATAAA GTTTGGTTCAGGCGCGGCGTGAACTCTCACAACCCCTGCGGCTCCGGCTGGATCGGCATGGTTGGAGAAATGATCACCATCAACGTTGGACTGAACGACCAG GTGTGGGCTATTAACTGTGAGGATCGAGCTGTATACTTCAGACAGGGCGTGACCTCCAGTGAACTGAGTGGGAAAACCTGGAAGGCTATCACTGTTCCTCGAGACGGAGACCGATCCCACTCCAGCGCCAGTGCAAACAGCCTGCAGAG CGCTGGATGCTATTTCTGTGGTGAGGTGCGTGCTCAGTCGGTAGTCAGCGATGCAGAATCAGATACAGAGAAAGGGTCTGCAGATGGAGCAAGCTGCCATGCCACCTCCACCTCCCCGGAGTCATTTGTTGACGCCCCCACAGACTCATCTAACCCACCCACTGACCCTCCCAAACCCCGCATCCCCAAGGTGACTAGCGACAGCTTCATCTCCGAACTCGTCTCTGATCGAGAACCGGGAAAGAGCTCCAGAGATACTGGATCAGCCCCTCCTGCTGTCCCGGAAGAGGAGAGCATCCCTGGAGAAGGAGAGGTCAAAGCTCCCTGTGCTGGTTCAGCTCTTTCTCCCAGTCAGTCTGGAGGTCCTCTTGATCCGCAGTGGAGTAATGTGGATCTGGAGGAGGCTCAGCAGGCTCAGACCGTAGCAGTGCAGGACACAGCAGACACATGCAGCCTGTCATCAGTAGCCACCTACACCCTGGCCATGGAGGACCCGTATGGGGCAGATGAGCACCCTCTGTGGGCGTGGGTCAGTGGGGGAGGCTGCTCTGTGGACAGTCACTCCCAACTCAACTGGTTTAACTTCTCTATGAACAGTTCAT CTTTGGTTTCATCAGTCCAGTCCATGAGTCTGTCAGTAAGCCCAGCCCAGACGGCAGCTTGGCGCAGACAAATCTTCGAGCAGCTCAGTGAAAGGACCAAGAGAGAGATGGATAATTTCAGACATTATGAACAAGCCGTAGAACAG TCTGTGTGGGTGAAGAAGGGAACCATGCAGTGGTGGAGAGACTGGAAACCACACAAGTGGATAGATGTTCATTTTGCCTTGGAGCAGTTCTCAGGACCAGATGGCAACAAGGACGGCATCTTGTTCATCTATTACAACTATTATGAGGAGAAGAAG TACTTGCATGCCTTCATCAATGAGGTGACCATCCTGGTTCCTGTGctaaatgactccaaacacaCTTTTGCCATCTACACTCCTGAGCGGACCAAGCAGAGGTGGCCAATCAGACTGGCAGCTGCCACAGAGCTGGAAATGCATGACTGG CTGGCACTGTTGAGTGTGTCGTGCTGTGACTCCAGGGGGATCCACGGTCCTCCCTCCAAACAGGCCATCTGGTCCATCACCTGTAAAGGGGACATATTTATCAGTGAGCCATCTCCAGGCCTAGAGGCCATGCCTTACCCAACACCCTGTGACCAAAT GTTCTGGCGGCAGGTTGGAGGCCACCTGCGTGTAGTGGAGTGTAACAGCGTTGGGATAGTGTGGGGGATTGGCTATGACCACACAGCCTGGGTCCATACCGGGGGGTACGGAGGAGGCTTCTTTCAGGGACTGGCCAGCAGCACAGATAACATTTACACTCAGACGGATGTCAAGAGCGTCTACATCTATGAGAACCAGAGGTGGAACCCCGTCACCGGTTATACCAACAG agGTCTACCAACAGACCGCTACATGTGGAGCGATGCGTCGGGACTGCATGagtgcacaaaaacaaatacaaaacctCCCTCCCCTCAGTGGACATGG GTGTCGGACTGGGCCATCGACTATAGTGTCTCTGGAGGGACGGACAGAGAAGGATGGCAGTTTGCAGCTGATTTCCCAGC GTCGTATCATGGCTATAAAACGATGAAGGACTTCGTGCGTCGTAGGCGATGGGCCAG GAAGTGTAAACTGACCACCACAGGACCTTGGCAAGAAATCCCACCCATCCCACTGAGTGATGTGACCATCCTGCCGTGCACGGCTCAGAGCAGCGTGGACGTGATTCCTGTGTGGGCGATAAGCAACAAGGGAGACGTGCTTTGCCGACTGGGAGTCACTGCACTGACACCTGCT GGATCCTCATGGCTCCATGTGGGAACTGACCAACCTTTCAAGTCCATCTCCATCGGGGCTGCCAGCCAGGTTTGGGCCATCGCCAGGGATGGCTCAGCCTTTTACAGGGGATCTGTTTCAGCACGAAGCCCTGCAG GAGACTGTTGGTATCACATCCCCTCTCCAGCCAAACAGAAGCTGAAGCAGGTGTCTGTTGGGAGGACGTCAGTCTACACTGTTGATGAAAACG GGAACCTTTGGTACCGACAGGGTGTGACCCCCAGCTACCCTCAGGGCTCCTCATGGGAACACATCTCTAACAATGTGCGCAAAGTCTCTGTTGGGCCTCTGGACCAG GATGCAGAAGCAGGTAACCGGCTGTCGCTCCTCATCAGCCTGTGTCATCTGAGCTGA
- the bhlha15 gene encoding class A basic helix-loop-helix protein 15 isoform X1 encodes MTQADEERQPVTCFCILDQRESSTFKSWRNTDCKSSSLCLSPRHCCLLKKCIHRSTFTSMHPFVTDFPKEVAWTKLILNMRDIIGLITKYLNMATQQDTVTVHPNKKCVMFFDDFIPARLFSDLYFTQNCRIFLGHTGSHTNDNMSVDSKYSPTYCHLDPNTNSEDDHSETDISDKVNLRSLLKSCQSYNHLGESSGRCRKVKLRKSVSFDDDVMVYLFDKESPTLELHSESCTSLPSSNSCNLPAVTLDSGLEWEDDFSALEKNCHFQHSMPKQSWTSLPGTERCSLSQKCLFLTYVTESDLEL; translated from the exons ATGACACAGGCTGATGAGGAGCGACAGCCGGTTACCTGCTTCTGCATCCTGGATCAAAGAGAAAGTTCAACCTTTAAGTCATGGAGGAACACTGATTGCAAATCAtcttccctctgtctgtctcctcgACACTGTTGCCTCCTGAAGAAGTGTATCCACCGATCAACATTTACCTCCATGCATCCTTTTGTTACAGATTTTCCGAAGGAGGTGGCTTGgacaaaacttattttaaatatgCGGGACATTATCGGTTTGATCACAAAGTATTTAAACATGGCGACCCAACAAGATACCGTCACAGTACACCCAAATAAGAAATGTGTTATGTTCTTTGATGACTTTATACCAGCACGACTTTTTAGTGATCTATACTTTACTCAGAATTGTAGGATTTTCTTAGGTCACACTGGTTCTCACACCAATGATAACATGTCAGTTGATTCAAAATACTCCCCAACTTACTGCCACCTTGATCCCAACACAAACTCGGAGGATGATCACAGTGAAACGGACATCAGCGACAAAGTAAACCTCAGAAGTCTTTTGAAATCCTGTCAAAGCTACAATCATTTAGGAGAATCTTCAGGAAGATGTAGAAAAGTGAAGCTGAGGAAGAGTGTGTCCTTTGATGACGATGTCATGGTCTACTTGTTTGATAAG GAGAGTCCCACTTTGGAGCTGCACTCTGAGTCCTGCACATCTCTGCCAAGCAGCAATTCGTGCAACCTGCCAGCTGTCACATTGGACAGTG GCTTGGAGTGGGAAGATGACTTCTCAGCTTTGGAGAAGAACTGCCATTTTCAGCACTCCATGCCAAAACAGAGCTGGACCTCTCTGCCCGGGACAGAGCGCTGCAGTCTGTCCCAAAAATGCCTGTTCCTCACCTATGTCACTGAGTCAGACCTTGAACTGTGA
- the bhlha15 gene encoding class A basic helix-loop-helix protein 15 isoform X2: MKSKGKAVKPSRRAWSDPDPELEPDTEAEPGSSEQEGSEASVRIGGSWRGSLRSGGGNRQGGGGGGRRRRQYGSSTKERSIRRLESNERERQRMHKLNNAFQALREAIPHVKTDKKLSKIETLTLAKNYIKALTTIILDVSGACLPAGGVPSEASAAKLLQCYQQHLEEEGEEGLTQYLTHMQSLGQHS; encoded by the coding sequence ATGAAGTCCAAAGGGAAGGCTGTGAAACCATCCAGGAGGGCCTGGTCAGACCCGGATCCAGAACTAGAACCGGACACAGAAGCAGAACCGGGCTCCAGTGAGCAGGAGGGCTCGGAGGCCTCGGTCCGCATCGGTGGCTCCTGGAGGGGCTCGCTGAGGAGCGGCGGTGGGAATcgacagggaggaggaggaggaggccggAGGCGCAGACAATATGGCTCCAGCACCAAAGAACGCAGCATCCGGAGGCTGGAGAGCAACGAGCGGGAACGCCAGCGCATGCACAAACTCAACAACGCCTTCCAAGCGTTGCGCGAAGCCATCCCACACGTGAAGACTGACAAGAAGCTGTCCAAGATCGAGACGCTGACGCTGGCTAAGAATTACATCAAAGCTTTGACCACCATCATCCTGGACGTGTCGGGGGCCTGCCTGCCTGCCGGCGGGGTCCCTTCAGAGGCCAGCGCCGCCAAGCTGCTCCAGTGCTACCAGCAGcacctggaggaggagggggaggaaggccTCACCCAGTACCTCACCCACATGCAGAGCTTAGGCCAGCACAGCTAG
- the tecpr1a gene encoding tectonin beta-propeller repeat-containing protein 1 isoform X1 translates to MPVSLLWAVDVYGRVYSLSTAGQQWEQCRDAQMEFKRVTAAQQCCWGIACDNNIYLNVHASDLPVRYQEETYENQRWNPVDGFSERLLPSDRWQWSDVTGLQHQPLDSFQLPSSSWEWEGDWYVDENFEGEPTEKGGWSYAIDFPATYTKDKKWNSCVRRRRWLRYRRYKAMDTWAKIPSQQTTLPDPFSDISCGGWEISEEPRGRLSLWAVSLQGKVWFRDGIYHHNPEGSLWEEVFLPGEVIQISCGPGDLVWAVLWEGQLIVREGISRDCPKGSSWAVVESPSPDVGAIHVAVGINVVWAVTKDNKVWFRRGVNSHNPCGSGWIGMVGEMITINVGLNDQVWAINCEDRAVYFRQGVTSSELSGKTWKAITVPRDGDRSHSSASANSLQSAGCYFCGEVRAQSVVSDAESDTEKGSADGASCHATSTSPESFVDAPTDSSNPPTDPPKPRIPKVTSDSFISELVSDREPGKSSRDTGSAPPAVPEEESIPGEGEVKAPCAGSALSPSQSGGPLDPQWSNVDLEEAQQAQTVAVQDTADTCSLSSVATYTLAMEDPYGADEHPLWAWVSGGGCSVDSHSQLNWFNFSMNSSSLVSSVQSMSLSVSPAQTAAWRRQIFEQLSERTKREMDNFRHYEQAVEQSVWVKKGTMQWWRDWKPHKWIDVHFALEQFSGPDGNKDGILFIYYNYYEEKKYLHAFINEVTILVPVLNDSKHTFAIYTPERTKQRWPIRLAAATELEMHDWLALLSVSCCDSRGIHGPPSKQAIWSITCKGDIFISEPSPGLEAMPYPTPCDQMFWRQVGGHLRVVECNSVGIVWGIGYDHTAWVHTGGYGGGFFQGLASSTDNIYTQTDVKSVYIYENQRWNPVTGYTNRGLPTDRYMWSDASGLHECTKTNTKPPSPQWTWVSDWAIDYSVSGGTDREGWQFAADFPASYHGYKTMKDFVRRRRWARKCKLTTTGPWQEIPPIPLSDVTILPCTAQSSVDVIPVWAISNKGDVLCRLGVTALTPAGSSWLHVGTDQPFKSISIGAASQVWAIARDGSAFYRGSVSARSPAGDCWYHIPSPAKQKLKQVSVGRTSVYTVDENGNLWYRQGVTPSYPQGSSWEHISNNVRKVSVGPLDQVWIIADKVQGSHSLSCGTVCHRLGVQPVEPKGQSWDYGIGGGWDHITVRGNSVEPPRLRLPSLTDPSSRSPVPVRNTEVNGVGN, encoded by the exons ATGCCTGTCTCCCTGCTGTGGGCGGTGGATGTTTATGGGCGGGTCTACAGCCTGTCCACGGCGGGGCAGCAGTGGGAGCAGTGCCGCGATGCCCAGATGGAGTTCAAGCGGGTGACAGCGGCTCAACAGTGCTGCTGGGGCATCGCCTGCGACAACAACATCTACCTGAATGTCCACGCGTCTGACCTTCCTGTCCGCTACCAGGAGGAGACCTACGAGAATCAA aGGTGGAATCCCGTTGACGGTTTCTCAGAGCGTTTGCTGCCGAGCGACCGCTGGCAGTGGAGTGACGTCACAGGTCTGCAACACCAACCTCTGGACAGCTTCCAGCTCCCCTCCAGCAGCTGGGAGTGGGAGGGCGACTGGTATGTGGATGAAAACTTTGAGGGAGAGCCCACAGAGAAAGGG GGATGGAGCTATGCCATCGACTTCCCCGCCACCTACACCAAAGACAAGAAGTGGAACTCCTGTGTCCGTCGCAGGCGATGGCTCCGCTACAGGAGATACAAAGCCATGGACACCTGGGCTAAG ATTCCCTCACAGCAGACGACTCTACCAGACCCTTTCAGCGACATCAGCTGTGGAGGATGGGAGATCAGTGAGGAGCCCAGAGGCCGGTTGTCGCTGTGGGCAGTGTCCCTGCAGGGCAAG GTGTGGTTCAGGGATGGAATCTATCACCACAATCCTGAGGGCTCCTTGTGGGAGGAGGTCTTTCTCCCAGGGGAAGTGATTCAGATCAGTTGTGGTCCAGGTGACCTGGTCTGGGCCGTGCTGTGGGAAGGACAGCTCATTGTCAGGGAGGGAATCAGCAGAGATTGCCCCAAAG GTAGCTCCTGGGCAGTGGTGGAGTCTCCGAGCCCTGATGTGGGAGCGATACACGTAGCTGTGGGAATCAACGTTGTCTGGGCTGTAACCAAGGACAATAAA GTTTGGTTCAGGCGCGGCGTGAACTCTCACAACCCCTGCGGCTCCGGCTGGATCGGCATGGTTGGAGAAATGATCACCATCAACGTTGGACTGAACGACCAG GTGTGGGCTATTAACTGTGAGGATCGAGCTGTATACTTCAGACAGGGCGTGACCTCCAGTGAACTGAGTGGGAAAACCTGGAAGGCTATCACTGTTCCTCGAGACGGAGACCGATCCCACTCCAGCGCCAGTGCAAACAGCCTGCAGAG CGCTGGATGCTATTTCTGTGGTGAGGTGCGTGCTCAGTCGGTAGTCAGCGATGCAGAATCAGATACAGAGAAAGGGTCTGCAGATGGAGCAAGCTGCCATGCCACCTCCACCTCCCCGGAGTCATTTGTTGACGCCCCCACAGACTCATCTAACCCACCCACTGACCCTCCCAAACCCCGCATCCCCAAGGTGACTAGCGACAGCTTCATCTCCGAACTCGTCTCTGATCGAGAACCGGGAAAGAGCTCCAGAGATACTGGATCAGCCCCTCCTGCTGTCCCGGAAGAGGAGAGCATCCCTGGAGAAGGAGAGGTCAAAGCTCCCTGTGCTGGTTCAGCTCTTTCTCCCAGTCAGTCTGGAGGTCCTCTTGATCCGCAGTGGAGTAATGTGGATCTGGAGGAGGCTCAGCAGGCTCAGACCGTAGCAGTGCAGGACACAGCAGACACATGCAGCCTGTCATCAGTAGCCACCTACACCCTGGCCATGGAGGACCCGTATGGGGCAGATGAGCACCCTCTGTGGGCGTGGGTCAGTGGGGGAGGCTGCTCTGTGGACAGTCACTCCCAACTCAACTGGTTTAACTTCTCTATGAACAGTTCAT CTTTGGTTTCATCAGTCCAGTCCATGAGTCTGTCAGTAAGCCCAGCCCAGACGGCAGCTTGGCGCAGACAAATCTTCGAGCAGCTCAGTGAAAGGACCAAGAGAGAGATGGATAATTTCAGACATTATGAACAAGCCGTAGAACAG TCTGTGTGGGTGAAGAAGGGAACCATGCAGTGGTGGAGAGACTGGAAACCACACAAGTGGATAGATGTTCATTTTGCCTTGGAGCAGTTCTCAGGACCAGATGGCAACAAGGACGGCATCTTGTTCATCTATTACAACTATTATGAGGAGAAGAAG TACTTGCATGCCTTCATCAATGAGGTGACCATCCTGGTTCCTGTGctaaatgactccaaacacaCTTTTGCCATCTACACTCCTGAGCGGACCAAGCAGAGGTGGCCAATCAGACTGGCAGCTGCCACAGAGCTGGAAATGCATGACTGG CTGGCACTGTTGAGTGTGTCGTGCTGTGACTCCAGGGGGATCCACGGTCCTCCCTCCAAACAGGCCATCTGGTCCATCACCTGTAAAGGGGACATATTTATCAGTGAGCCATCTCCAGGCCTAGAGGCCATGCCTTACCCAACACCCTGTGACCAAAT GTTCTGGCGGCAGGTTGGAGGCCACCTGCGTGTAGTGGAGTGTAACAGCGTTGGGATAGTGTGGGGGATTGGCTATGACCACACAGCCTGGGTCCATACCGGGGGGTACGGAGGAGGCTTCTTTCAGGGACTGGCCAGCAGCACAGATAACATTTACACTCAGACGGATGTCAAGAGCGTCTACATCTATGAGAACCAGAGGTGGAACCCCGTCACCGGTTATACCAACAG agGTCTACCAACAGACCGCTACATGTGGAGCGATGCGTCGGGACTGCATGagtgcacaaaaacaaatacaaaacctCCCTCCCCTCAGTGGACATGG GTGTCGGACTGGGCCATCGACTATAGTGTCTCTGGAGGGACGGACAGAGAAGGATGGCAGTTTGCAGCTGATTTCCCAGC GTCGTATCATGGCTATAAAACGATGAAGGACTTCGTGCGTCGTAGGCGATGGGCCAG GAAGTGTAAACTGACCACCACAGGACCTTGGCAAGAAATCCCACCCATCCCACTGAGTGATGTGACCATCCTGCCGTGCACGGCTCAGAGCAGCGTGGACGTGATTCCTGTGTGGGCGATAAGCAACAAGGGAGACGTGCTTTGCCGACTGGGAGTCACTGCACTGACACCTGCT GGATCCTCATGGCTCCATGTGGGAACTGACCAACCTTTCAAGTCCATCTCCATCGGGGCTGCCAGCCAGGTTTGGGCCATCGCCAGGGATGGCTCAGCCTTTTACAGGGGATCTGTTTCAGCACGAAGCCCTGCAG GAGACTGTTGGTATCACATCCCCTCTCCAGCCAAACAGAAGCTGAAGCAGGTGTCTGTTGGGAGGACGTCAGTCTACACTGTTGATGAAAACG GGAACCTTTGGTACCGACAGGGTGTGACCCCCAGCTACCCTCAGGGCTCCTCATGGGAACACATCTCTAACAATGTGCGCAAAGTCTCTGTTGGGCCTCTGGACCAG GTGTGGATCATAGCAGATAAGGTGCAGGGCAGCCACAGTCTGAGCTGTGGGACAGTGTGCCATCGACTCGGCGTCCAACCCGTGGAGCCCAAAGGACAGTCGTGGGACTATGGCATTGGG GGTGGATGGGACCACATCACAGTAAGAGGGAACTCCGTTGAGCCGCCTCGCCTCCGTCTCCCCTCTCTAACAGACCCGTCCAGTCGGAGCCCCGTCCCTGTCAGAAACACGGAGGTCAACGGTGTAGGAAATTAG